The genomic segment TCTGTCTTTTTCCTGCCGGTACGGCAGGATCAGGAAAATCAAATGCCTGCAGAACATCATAAACAGCACTGCGAACCACGGGTACGTACACTGAGCGACGGTGATTATCAAATTCGCTGGTGATACCATCTCCTCGCGTGCCGGTCACGTATTTGCGATTCTGCACCTTCAGCAGCGACCCGCCCGTCTTCAGATCAAGTCCGGTTCCAAGCGTTATCATCGAATCCCGAAGTTCTTCACCCGTCAACCGACGCCGTCGAAATCGCCACAACATATTGTTGTCGGGGTCCGCTGCACCTGACACCGGATCAAACTGCGTACTCATTCGATACGTACTGCTGAGCATCATCATGCGGTGCAGCTGCTTCAGCGAACCGCCACCATCAACGAATCGTCTCGTCAACCAGTCCAACAGTTTTGGATGTGTCGGCGGTTGACCAAGCAGGCCAAAATTATCAACTGACGGCGTCAGTCCACGACCAAATCGCCAGTGCCAGACACGGTTAACAATGACTCGGCCAACCAGAGGATGATCAGGCTGGGTCATCCAGCGTGCCAGTTGCAGCCGGCCACTTTGCTGCGGGTCAATCTCGGGTGCCCCCAGTCCTCCGATGATCCGCAGAAACCGCCGAGGTGCAACATCACCCAGCACAATATGACTGCCTCGCAGATGAATTCGCAGGTCTTCCGGCGTGTCTTCCGTGACCCCCATTGCAACATCAACGTCGGGCTGAGCAGCGGCATGATGTGTGCGTTGGTCGTAGAGTTCTTTGAGTTGCTGCCTCGCTTCACCGACGAGAACGGAAAGACTCAATTGAGTGGGGCCTGCCAGCGGTGACGGATCAGCAAACCACGCCTCCGGCAAAGTTTCCCGGGAACCGGTCAAAAGATTTTGATACACCGCAGCGACGTCTCGTAACGACATTGGCTTCGAGGCAATCAGTGCCTGACGAACGGGTTCAGCTCGATCATCGCCCTGCTCCACCAGCAATTCGGCCGCCTGTTCGGCAAAGCCCGACGAGGCCAGCTGAGACAGCTTGAGCCAGGTACCAAAGGATGGAAACTGAGTCTGATTTCCGTTGCGAACCTGGTCCAGAAAGTCGCGCCAGAGTTCCACCAGATGCAGATTGACACCGTAGTCCGCAGCGATCTGTGACAAACAGGGTGATCCTGCGCTGGCTGGTCGACCGTCTGGCCCGCACCGCACCAGTAACAAACGATCGATATGCGGGTAAGGACCGTCAGAGTAAAACCGAATCGTGTTCTTTCCCTGCTTCAGCTCCAGCTGACCACCGGGAAACCAGCGTTGTCCATCGGGGTACCAGCTTCCGGTAACCTGCCCGGCCACTGCGTCATCGACCGGACTTCCATTAACTGACAATTTCAAAGGACGGTTTTCTGCTGCCGCGAAGCGTAATTCCAGCTGGTACAGACCCGGTTGACTCACCTTCAGATCAAATTCGGCGAATCCGGCTTTGTCACTCAGAATCACACCGATTCCTTCACCGTACCCGGATGTCTGACTTTTGAGATCACCACGATGAAAAGCTTCCCCTTCCAGGACCGTCACATCCTGCCTGACCTCGAAAGGCTGATCCTGCTTCATCAAAGCCGGTCGGCGTGGAATCTTCTGCTGATGAGCAAGCTGCAGATTACCGGCCGCCAGCAGATAGTCCCCAAACTGACGTCGAATCTGCTGAGCGATTTCCGCTCGTTGTACCACTGTGAACCGATCAATCTTTGTCTGCACTTCCGCACGCTTCCGATCGATTTCCGCCCTCTCCTCCCGGACTCGCTGAGACTCCAGTTGCCGTTCGTACCAGACAGCGACAACCTCATGGTTCTCCATCGTCTTGCTGCTCTTGAAGATTCCAGCCAGTGAGTAGTAATCTTCTGTGGGCAGTGGATCGAATTTATGATCGTGACATCGAGCACAACCCAACGTCAGCCCCATAAACGTTTGCCCAAGGGTGCTGACCTGTTCATCAATGATATCCATCTGCATCTTCATGGGGTCATCTTCGGCAAGCATCTTCGGACCGATGGCCAGGAACCCGTTGGCAATCAGGCGATTCATATTTTCCTGATCGTCCTGAAGTTGCGGTAACAGGTCACCCGCAATCTGCTCCTGAACAAATCGCGGATACCGCTTATCAGAGTTGAACGCTGAAATCACATAGTCGCGATATCGAAAAGCATTGGCATAAGACAGATTTTCATCCAGGCCGTTGGTGTCAGCGTAACGGGCGATATCCAGCCAGTGACGCCCCCAGTGTTCACCGTACCGCGGTGAACCCAGCAGTCGATCAATCACCTTCGCAAAAGCGTCCTCTGAATGATCGACCAGAAAGGCTTCTGTTTCTGCCGGAGTCGGCGGAAGACCAGTGAGGTCGTAAGTAGCGCGACGAATCAGTGTGCGTTTGTCCGCCGGAGCGGCTGGCAACAGCCCTGCGTCCAAAAGCCGTTTAAAAATAAAGTGATCGACAGGTGATACGGGCCAGTCGGAACCGACTGCCGGCGGTTGAGGATCCGCTACCGGCTGAAACGCCCAGTGGCTGAGTTGTTTTTCGGTAAACTGCATACCTCCTGTGGAGGAACTGTCCGACTCAGGCGTGGTCGTGGCCACTTTTGTATTCGGCCACGGCGCTCCCATTTCAACCCAGCGGGTGAAGTTGACCACGTCCTGCGTGGACAGTTTTTGCTTTGGAGGCATCTTGAGAAATTCGTCATGCCGGATCGCACTGATCAGCAGACTTTCCGCCGGCTGACCGGGACGGATTGCCGGTCCAAATTCTCCCCCCTGCAATATTCCGGCTCGACTGGAAACGTCAAAACGGCTTTCTGCATCGTCTCCACTGTGACAGTCAAAACAGTGCTCAACCAATACCGGCCGGATATTGGTTTCAAAGAATGCAAACTGCTCCGCTGTTACGGCAGGATCCCTGCTTACAACTGGGTCCTCACTAGCCACAGATGTGACACCGCCGTGCAGCATCAGGAGCAGCATCACGCCAGGTCGCAGCATTTTCACTCTGTCCCGTATCAACCGGCAACACCAGACAACATACGTCGTATTATTCATCATGTGAGACAAACGAGGTCTGACTCATTGCCGTAAATGCCATTTCGACCACACATCAACCTGCTCCGCCAATGCCCATGGCTTGATCTGTCAGGACACCCGTTGGTATCCGGGAACAGGGGACCGTGAAGAATCCGGACACAACAACAGTTTCCCGGGGAAGTGCACACATTACAAGGTTCAAACGACTCACGGTCCTGCCGGCCGTGAGGATTCCGGACAGCATTATCACCGTTAAGCAATGAACTTCCGGCTGATATGTGATAGACCGAACCGGACCGGTTCGGTCTATTCGTCGATTCGAGCCCATGCACGCGGGAGCCATTTGATCAGATCGGAAGCGATCAAACTGCGTGGTGACAATTCGGCTGCATACAAGTCTCCAGCCAAACCATGCGCATATACTCCCGCGACAGCCGCATCATAGGCAGGCAGACCCTGCCCGCAGAGAGCGGCAATGATGCCGGTCAATACGTCACCCGAACCACCGGTCGCCATCCCGGAATTACCGGTGGAATTCACATACGTATGAGTTCCATCGGAAACAACAGTTCCTTTTCCTTTGAGAACGACAACGGCACCAGTCTGTGCTGCAAAATCCTTGGCCAGCGTCTGACGACCGGAACCGATAACTTCCGTGGAATACCCGGTGAGTCGCAAAAATTCACCTGGGTGAGGAGTCACAATCGTGGGTGCATCTCGTGAGAGCGAAAGTTGTTTTGCAGCCACACAATTCAAAGCATCGGCATCCAGAATCAGCGGAATGCTCACCTGACCAATCAAAGCCCGAACGAGTTCTTCTGACGCAGGTTCCTGTCCCAGGCCCGGTCCCGCAGCAATAACGTCCTGGCCGTCAATCAAACCCGGCACGTCACCTGCGACGTCCGCTGACAACTGACCGTCACCGTCACAGGACAAAGCGACGGTCATATACGATGGCTCGAAGGCGGCCACAATCGACTGAATTGACTGCGGCACGGCAACGGTAACCAGTCCGGCCCCCGAACGCAGTGCCGCTGCACCGGCCAGACATGCTGCCCCGCTCATTCCGGGAGAACCACCAACAACCGTGACTCGACCGAAAGTTCCCTTGTGGCCGTCGGACGGCCGTTGTGGAAGCTGGATCTTCATAGTCCTACAAAATCAATACAGCTCGGAAAAATATTTCGCCGGACCACGGCCCAACACAACAAATCACAGTATTCGGTTACACATCAGAAAAATTCCGGCACAGTACATCCAAGTTCAGTCAGATCACAAACACCCCGCAACCATCATCCTCGAACACTTCCGGTGAATATGACTCGAACCCGTGTTCTCGGATCGCTACGATCGTCCCCAGCATTTACTTCGTCCTGTGCCCTGCCGGAGTTGTTATTTATGTCTCTGAATCGCTGTGTTTTACTGTTTGTGGTTTGTGTTACCTGTCGCGAAACGACTCTGGCACAGGAACCGTTTCGTCACGTACTGACCAGCACCAATTCGGGCACCACGGAAACATCTTGGGAAATCAATCGTCAAACGGTGACTCCTGATTGTGAACATGACTGGAGTATTCGCAAGAGAACGCTGCGAGGAGGACGACAGGAAGGCGTGGAAATCGTCACCGTCGATAACGGCGCGATGCAAATCAAAATCTGTCCGACTCGCGGCATGGGCATTATGAGTGTCACCATGGACGATGTCGAATTGCGATGGGACAGCCCCGTCAAGGAAATCGTACACCCACAATTCGTGAATCTGGAAAGCCGTGGAGGTCTGGGCTGGCTTTTCGGTTTCAATGAATTCATGTGCCGTTGCGGTCTCGAAAGTAATGGAGGTCCGACGACCGATCGCTTCATCAATAATGTGGGCGATGAAGCCACCATGGATCTGACGTTGCACGGGCGAATTGCCAACATCCCGGCGCGCGATGTTGTCGTCCGTGTTGACCGCCAGTCACCGTTCGCCATTCACATTGAAGGACAGGTCGACGAAACTCTGCTGTTTGGACCAAAACTGGAATTGCATTCGGAATTGGTCGTGGTTCCCGGAGCAGCCAGTTTTCAGCTGGTGGACGTGGTTCACAATGCAGGCGCTCAGGATCAGGAATTCGAGATTCTGTATCACGCGAACTACGGGTCTCCGCTTCTGGAACGGGGGGCGAAAGTTGTGGTTGCCAGTGAATCGGTCGAACCGATCAACGATCGGGCCGCAGAAGGATTGACAGACTGGAACAGCTATGCGGAACCGGTCGCAGGGTTCATCGAACAGGTGTATCTGATCACGCCCAAATCCGATGCGGATGGACGGACCACAGCCGTGTTGCACAACAGTGCCGCAGACCGTGCTGCCTCGATCACCTGGTCCGTGTCTGAACTGCCTTATCTGACAGTCTGGAAGAACACCGGAGCCATCGCCGACGGCTATGTGACGGGCATTGAACCGGGAACCAATTTTCCTCATCCCAAGCCGGTGGAACGTGAGGCCGGTCGGGTCCCGGTACTGCCACCGGGGGGCAGCCATCGGATGACTCTGGAATTCGGCATTCATCCGAATCGGGAGTCTGTCAGCAGAGTCATTGATCGAGTGGGCCGAATTCAGCGACGAAACTGACAGCCAGAGCCTTCAATCTCTGTCTATTTTCAAAAAGCCTGGGTTCTCCAAAGCAAAAACGAAGCACGTGCTTCGGATTCGCAGTCTCTCCTGTACAATACTAGACTTGTTCCCCCGGGCGTCCGTGACACGTGACGTCCGGTTTTCTTTTGGGCTGGCGAAGTCAGAGGATTTTCTGCGACGACGCCTGTCACCGATCGACCTGGAATTGTGTCGTGAATGCAGTTCCGTGATTAATTGTGAGTCATCATTGTGCCGGCAACTTCTGTAATTGGACTGCAGTGGGGCGACGAAGCCAAGGGCAAGGTCGTCGATCTTCTGACTGAGAAACACGATATTGTCATCCGTTACCAGGGTGGTAATAACGCAGGCCATACGGTGAAATTCGGTGGCAACACCTATAAGCTCAGTCTGCTCCCGACCGGAATGCTCCAGAGTCACGTCCAGTCGGTGATCGGCCCCGGAGTTGTTATCAATCCGCAGGCCATCCTCAACGAACTTGACAGTCTCGTCGCAGGCGGCATTGACTGCTCCAAACGGCTGATGATCAGCGATCGGGCGCATGTCATCTGCCCGTGGCATCATCTGGAAGAAGCCGCCTTCGAAAAACAGCGAGGCTCCAAAGCCATTGGTACAACCATGCGCGGTATCGGAACCTGTTACCGTGAAAAGGTCGGACGCTTCCACGCAATTCGTATGGGAGACCTGATCAACAAAGATCGGTTTGCTGATAAAGTCCGGGAAATCGTACCGTTCAAACAAATCGTTCTGAATGCCCTGGATCCCGACGGCGAGCCACTGAATGCCGACCGTATTATCGAAGACTATTCAGCGTGTGCCGATCGACTCCGACCAATGGTTGCTGACACAACCGCATGGTTACTGAACGCTCTTGAAAACAACCAGCGTCTGCTGTTCGAAGGTGCCCAGGGCAGTCTGCTGGACATTGACCACGGAACCTTTCCCTATGTCACATCGTCCAACAGTTCGGGTTGTGGCATCCACAGCGGCAGTGGCGTCCCCGAACGAGCGATTGGCACAATGATCGGTGTTGCCAAGGCTTATACAACACGCGTGGGTGGAGGACCGTTTCCTACGGAACTGGATAACGATCTGGGACAACAGATTCGAGTTGCGGGAAATGAATTCGGAACGGTCACCGGTCGGCCGCGTCGGTGTGGCTGGTTCGACGCCGTAGCCACACGATACAGTGCCCGCATCAGCGGTGTTGATTCCATCGCCGTCGCTCTGCTGGACGTGCTCAGTGGACTTGGTGAACTAAACGTCTGTGAAGCTTACGACGTCGGCGGAGAAATCACGCGAGACCTGCCATCCTGCCCGGATGCGCTTCGTCTGGCAAAACCGGTTCTGCGTGCGGTGCCAGGCTGGACAGAAGACATCACCGGTATCCGAAATTTCGCCGACCTGCCGCAAAATGCAAAGCAGTACATTCAGACTATCAGTGAACTCGTGGAACGACCCGTTCAACTGGTGTCGGTTGGCCCGGACCGAGACCAAACCATTGTCATGACCCCACTACCCGGTTTTTAGGAACCGTTGATTCAGAGGGTCTGTCCGGCAGCAGAAGGGCCAACTTACCAACGGCCGACTGACGAGGAACGGTGGACAGGAGTGAAACCTCTCGCAGATCCATTTTCATCTGCCGACGATGCAGGTGGTTGCATCGGTTCAGTGTAGTCCGTGCAGTGGTTAATACTAATGTATACCGAGGACGTGCTGATTGGATGAAGTCACATAAACAAACCACTATTGCACTATTGCACTGATTGCAATCCGGAAACGAACCTCGGCTGTGCCGGTCGGCGCGATGCCCGATCGATAAATGTCCGTTTACCTGCCTGTTTGACCACGTCTGCAAGTACTGCGATCCCAACCATTTCCGGAGTACTCTGAACACCCAGTTTGCGTACCGCATTCGCCCGATGCTTTTCTATAGTCTTCACACTGATTTCCAGTTCACGGGCGATGCTCTTGTTCGGCAGACCGGCCGAAACTCGCATCACAACTTCGGTTTCTCGTGGTGAGAGACGCTGCATTCTGGTACGAGCTTCGTCACGCCGCTTCATCCATGAGGAATAGGCTTCATCTCCACTGTCAACACGACGGCGGACAGAACTTTGCGTTTCGAATCCTGCCGATGCGGTTTTAGCCCCTGCGCTGCTGACTTCCGCAAGATTGACGGTCACGCCGTAGACAGTCCCGGATGCCTGACGCAGAAAATTTCCCAGAAGCACAAAAGTTCTCTGATGAACCGGGATCACGCTGCAAATTGCTGTCCGACTGCTGATGGAATCAGCCACGGTTCGGCACGCAGTCGCATACACAAACTGCCATGCCCGCGGGGAAGACGGAGACTGTTGTTCGGCCGTGAGACGGGCCGCCAGAGCGGAATTGCGAAAAACAGGCTGCCCTTCATCGTCAAACACCGCTACAGGATGCTGGTGGGCGTCTACGATCATCCGTGTCTCAGCAATATACTCCGAAATGGTCCGCGGGGACTGAGACACCGGATGTCCGACTGAGTGTGCTCGCGTTCCAGAGATTCCGTCAAGTCGATAAGAAACCACAGCACCGTTCCTTCTGAATTCAGGACACGCCTGCGAACAGGTCGCCAGGATGGCAGCTGATTCGTAAGTGTCAACACGGGGTAAAACTGGTAACACGGATGCGAGGGAGAGGGAGAAGAGTCCTGGCAGGCAAAAGTCGTCCTGGTAAAATTCCCTGGAGGAAAACAACCGGTCTCATAATCCCTACCTCTCCTGACATGTTTGTCGGAAATTCATCTGAAAAATGTGCAGCTGCCGGACCGGAAACAGTGTTAATCGGAACAATCCTGATAAACCTCCGGTGGGTTTTCCTTACCGTCGAATGATTTCATGCGCAGTCCAGGGGATTACCTTTACGGACGCGTATCGCCGCAGATGTTCGCTGACAGCCGAACCTACCAGCTCCCGGACGAAATGCAGCCCATGACAGAATTGCTCAACGCCATCAAGGAATTGCTGTCCGAACACTGGATCAAGGTACTCACAGCCGCCGGATTCACGCTGGCCGGCTGGATTGTGGCCCACTGGCGAGCGAGTCGGGCATGGAAGCGACGTGAATTCTTCGAACGCATCAACTTTTCGCTCAATTCCATCACGGACGATACACTGAGAATACGTACCCTGTCGGAAAAATCCTGCTCAGACATATTTCTGAACACGTACGCTGTCCGACGTCTGGGTCAGCTCATTGCAAAAACGAACTCCCGTGATCCAGTCGTACCAATCCCTCGGAAAGACTGCTGGTTCTTTCTGAATTCCGTGCTCAACGAACTTTCAGAACAGTTCGCATCGGGCTTGCTGGCGCGAGAGGCCGGAAAACAGGTGCTGTCAACTCAGTACCTAATCTGTCTGACCAATGAGTGCGACGGAGATCTGAGAACCCGCAAGCTGCGGGCGATGGTAATCCGCCGCAAACTGCTGCTGTGCCTGCCGGAAGCAGCTCCAAAATTCGAACATCCTCAACACAGGATCCGCTGGCAAACCCTAAAACATCTGCAAAAGCGATACACCAGCGAACCCTGGCGATTCCTGGAAGTTGAACTGGTGGTCTGAACAGCACGGAATGCTCCCTGAAGAGACGATTGCTGACTGCTCACGCTCGAACGGCTGTACCGTGACCGCTATAGTTCCGCAGCGAGACAGAACAGATTCCAATCTGAAACTTTTCAGATCCCGACGCCGTGAGGCCTCCCAATGAAGATTCATGAATACCAGGCAAAGGCACTCTTCCAGCAGGCGGATATTGCTGTTCCCCGAGGAATCGTGGTTCGAACAGCGGACGAAGCCGCAGCAGCATTCGATGAACTCGGCAGTGATCTGGCTGTCGTGAAGTCTCAGATCCATGCCGGTGGTCGCGGGAAAGGAAGATTCCAGGAATTTCCCGATCAACCCGGTGTTGTGCTGGTACGTTCCGCTGATGAAGCCCGGGAAAACGCAGTCCGAATGCTGGGCAGTACACTCGTCACCGTCCAGACCGGACAAGACGGAAAACAGGTCAATACTCTGTTTGTTGAACAGGGGCTGAAGATTGCACGCGAACTTTACCTTGGCATCGTGGTTGATCGAACCGTGGGTGGTCCGGTGGTGATCATGTCCTCCGAGGGCGGGATGGAAATCGAAAAAGTCGCAGAAGAGTCCCCGGAAAAAATTCTCTCTGAAACCTTCGATGCCTCGGAAGGACTGTTTCCGTATCAGGCTCGTAAACTGGCCTACGCACTGGGCTTCAGTACTCGGGCAGTGCGAAACGCCGAAAAGCTGCTGCCGCAACTCTGTCGATTCTTCGTCGACAACGACTGCAGTATGGTGGAAATCAATCCACTGGTGCTCACAGAAGACGACCGGCTGCTGGCTCTGGATGCAAAAATGTCGTTCGACGACAACGCCATGTTTCGGCACAAATCTCTGGCCGGGCTGCGTGATATGAGTGAAGAGGACCCTGCTGAAGTGGAAGCAGGGGAGGCAGGACTCAGTTACGTTAATCTGGAAGGCAGTATCGGCTGTCTGGTCAACGGTGCCGGACTGGCCATGAGTACCATGGACCTGATCAAGCTGCATGGAGCAGAGCCGGCCAATTTCCTCGACGTTGGCGGTGGTGCAAATGTTGATCAGGTCACTGAAGCATTTCGCATTATTCTGCGCGACGATGCAGTCAAAGCAGTTTTGGTTAACATCTTTGGCGGGATTATGCGATGTGATGTTGTGGTGGAGGCTCTGCTGGAAGCTTACGAAAACGTGGGATTTTCAGTCCCGCTTGTTGTGCGACTGGAAGGAACCAACGTGGAAAAAGCCAGACAGATGCTGAACGACAGCGGTCGCGACATTATTTCTGCGGAAGATCTGACAGATGCTGCGCAAAAGGTCGTGGCATCCCTGAGCGCCTGACTATTACTGAGATTGGGAGTGTCCGGGACCAGAGCCAGCGAATGACTTCCGACACAGCGCTGCAGCCGGAAACTGCCGTAAAAATTCAATCCGTATCAGATGACCCTCCCCGGAAGCATTCCGGGATCTTCAACTTCAACATCGAATACCCGGCAACATGAGCATCCTGGTAACAAAAGCAACGCGAATTATCTGTCAGGGGATTACCGGCAATTCGGGACTTTTTCACAGTCAAAAATGCCGCGAATATGCTGAGGAATGTCAGCCCGGACTCAATATTTTTTCAGCTGGAGTGACCCCAGGCAAAGGCGGTTCCGAAGTCGACGGATTCCCGGTATTCAACTCGGTCACCGAAGCTCGGGCCGAAACCGGAGCTAATACGTCGATGATACTCGTCCCGCCGCCATTCTGTGCCGATGCGATCCTCGAAGCCGCCGATGCCGGCATGCAACTCATCGTGGCCATCACAGAAGGCATTCCGGTGATGGACATGATTCGTGTGCGGTCAGCAATGAGAAATTCGGAAGCTCGCCTGATCGGCCCAAATTGCCCCGGAGTCATTACGCCTGGTGTGGCCAAGATCGGAATCATGCCTGGCTATATTCACACACCCGGCCGTATTGGAATTATCAGTAAGAGCGGAACACTGACCTACGAAGCCGCCTGGCAGCTGGGCCGGGTTGGGATGGGACAAAGTACAGCAGTGGGTATCGGTGGTGACCCGGTTGCCGGCACGAACTTCATTGATCTGCTGGCACTGTTCCAAAGTGACCCGGATACAGACGGAATTCTACTGATCGGTGAAATCGGAGGTAGCGCTGAACAGGAAGCGGCGGAATACATTCAGTCACATGTGACAAAGCCCGTGGCTGGATTCATCGCTGGCCAGACAGCTCCTCCTGGCAAACGTATGGGGCACGCCGGGGCCATCATTTCAGGCGGTGGTGGAACAGCGGCTGAAAAAATTTCAGCACTGCGAGGTGTTGGGGCTGTGATTGCCGACAGTCCCGCCGGCATGGGCGATGCCATGAAGCAGGCCATGCAATAGCGACCTGTTATCTGCATCCGAATCTCTTGGTATATCGTGACCTCAGTGGAAACCTCACCGCGTATCCGCCGGGCACCTCGACGACTCACTGACAATTTATCAATGCGACCACTTTCACCCTGGTCACACATCAGGATGATTCTCTTAATTATTGGAATAATCCGGGTCGTCATTGTTGGTATCTGATCCCTGGTCGTGGCCTTCCAGGAGAAATTTTCGCGGGTTCCGGGGTGTCTTTTTTCTCCTGTGTCACTTGTCTTTGTGGTCTTGTACTGGAACGAAGCCGGTAAATTTTTTTTTCGACCTCGCGGGAGGTGTTTCAATGGTTACGGGGCTCATGATCACCTGACGCCGTCGTGTTCGTGTGCGAACCGGCAGTATCTTTGACTGTGTCGATGCAGCAGGACCAAAATCAGTTAAAGACGATCCTAGATACCAGTGTCATTCTCTCTCACACCACCTGACACACGGGTCCGGGCCAGAAAAATCCATAACGTGAGGTAAGGTTCTATCAGAGCTGTTTGAGTGAAAGCAGGCCCTGTTTTTGCAGTCGCATGGGGATCACAGCAAAACCCATGGCCGGCGGTCTCGAGAGACGCTCATCACTTTTGCGGGTCAC from the Fuerstiella sp. genome contains:
- a CDS encoding DUF1549 domain-containing protein produces the protein MLRPGVMLLLMLHGGVTSVASEDPVVSRDPAVTAEQFAFFETNIRPVLVEHCFDCHSGDDAESRFDVSSRAGILQGGEFGPAIRPGQPAESLLISAIRHDEFLKMPPKQKLSTQDVVNFTRWVEMGAPWPNTKVATTTPESDSSSTGGMQFTEKQLSHWAFQPVADPQPPAVGSDWPVSPVDHFIFKRLLDAGLLPAAPADKRTLIRRATYDLTGLPPTPAETEAFLVDHSEDAFAKVIDRLLGSPRYGEHWGRHWLDIARYADTNGLDENLSYANAFRYRDYVISAFNSDKRYPRFVQEQIAGDLLPQLQDDQENMNRLIANGFLAIGPKMLAEDDPMKMQMDIIDEQVSTLGQTFMGLTLGCARCHDHKFDPLPTEDYYSLAGIFKSSKTMENHEVVAVWYERQLESQRVREERAEIDRKRAEVQTKIDRFTVVQRAEIAQQIRRQFGDYLLAAGNLQLAHQQKIPRRPALMKQDQPFEVRQDVTVLEGEAFHRGDLKSQTSGYGEGIGVILSDKAGFAEFDLKVSQPGLYQLELRFAAAENRPLKLSVNGSPVDDAVAGQVTGSWYPDGQRWFPGGQLELKQGKNTIRFYSDGPYPHIDRLLLVRCGPDGRPASAGSPCLSQIAADYGVNLHLVELWRDFLDQVRNGNQTQFPSFGTWLKLSQLASSGFAEQAAELLVEQGDDRAEPVRQALIASKPMSLRDVAAVYQNLLTGSRETLPEAWFADPSPLAGPTQLSLSVLVGEARQQLKELYDQRTHHAAAQPDVDVAMGVTEDTPEDLRIHLRGSHIVLGDVAPRRFLRIIGGLGAPEIDPQQSGRLQLARWMTQPDHPLVGRVIVNRVWHWRFGRGLTPSVDNFGLLGQPPTHPKLLDWLTRRFVDGGGSLKQLHRMMMLSSTYRMSTQFDPVSGAADPDNNMLWRFRRRRLTGEELRDSMITLGTGLDLKTGGSLLKVQNRKYVTGTRGDGITSEFDNHRRSVYVPVVRSAVYDVLQAFDFPDPAVPAGKRQTSTVAPQALMLMNSVLSEEQTLAMARRLIDITDDRQKVFVAVGQVFNRPPGDEEISLALAFINEVCLSLGDAEKEANLKAWQSYCRVLLSSNEFAYVE
- a CDS encoding NAD(P)H-hydrate dehydratase, yielding MKIQLPQRPSDGHKGTFGRVTVVGGSPGMSGAACLAGAAALRSGAGLVTVAVPQSIQSIVAAFEPSYMTVALSCDGDGQLSADVAGDVPGLIDGQDVIAAGPGLGQEPASEELVRALIGQVSIPLILDADALNCVAAKQLSLSRDAPTIVTPHPGEFLRLTGYSTEVIGSGRQTLAKDFAAQTGAVVVLKGKGTVVSDGTHTYVNSTGNSGMATGGSGDVLTGIIAALCGQGLPAYDAAVAGVYAHGLAGDLYAAELSPRSLIASDLIKWLPRAWARIDE
- a CDS encoding aldose 1-epimerase family protein, whose translation is MSLNRCVLLFVVCVTCRETTLAQEPFRHVLTSTNSGTTETSWEINRQTVTPDCEHDWSIRKRTLRGGRQEGVEIVTVDNGAMQIKICPTRGMGIMSVTMDDVELRWDSPVKEIVHPQFVNLESRGGLGWLFGFNEFMCRCGLESNGGPTTDRFINNVGDEATMDLTLHGRIANIPARDVVVRVDRQSPFAIHIEGQVDETLLFGPKLELHSELVVVPGAASFQLVDVVHNAGAQDQEFEILYHANYGSPLLERGAKVVVASESVEPINDRAAEGLTDWNSYAEPVAGFIEQVYLITPKSDADGRTTAVLHNSAADRAASITWSVSELPYLTVWKNTGAIADGYVTGIEPGTNFPHPKPVEREAGRVPVLPPGGSHRMTLEFGIHPNRESVSRVIDRVGRIQRRN
- a CDS encoding adenylosuccinate synthase; the encoded protein is MPATSVIGLQWGDEAKGKVVDLLTEKHDIVIRYQGGNNAGHTVKFGGNTYKLSLLPTGMLQSHVQSVIGPGVVINPQAILNELDSLVAGGIDCSKRLMISDRAHVICPWHHLEEAAFEKQRGSKAIGTTMRGIGTCYREKVGRFHAIRMGDLINKDRFADKVREIVPFKQIVLNALDPDGEPLNADRIIEDYSACADRLRPMVADTTAWLLNALENNQRLLFEGAQGSLLDIDHGTFPYVTSSNSSGCGIHSGSGVPERAIGTMIGVAKAYTTRVGGGPFPTELDNDLGQQIRVAGNEFGTVTGRPRRCGWFDAVATRYSARISGVDSIAVALLDVLSGLGELNVCEAYDVGGEITRDLPSCPDALRLAKPVLRAVPGWTEDITGIRNFADLPQNAKQYIQTISELVERPVQLVSVGPDRDQTIVMTPLPGF
- a CDS encoding LuxR C-terminal-related transcriptional regulator; translation: MIVDAHQHPVAVFDDEGQPVFRNSALAARLTAEQQSPSSPRAWQFVYATACRTVADSISSRTAICSVIPVHQRTFVLLGNFLRQASGTVYGVTVNLAEVSSAGAKTASAGFETQSSVRRRVDSGDEAYSSWMKRRDEARTRMQRLSPRETEVVMRVSAGLPNKSIARELEISVKTIEKHRANAVRKLGVQSTPEMVGIAVLADVVKQAGKRTFIDRASRRPAQPRFVSGLQSVQ
- the sucC gene encoding ADP-forming succinate--CoA ligase subunit beta codes for the protein MKIHEYQAKALFQQADIAVPRGIVVRTADEAAAAFDELGSDLAVVKSQIHAGGRGKGRFQEFPDQPGVVLVRSADEARENAVRMLGSTLVTVQTGQDGKQVNTLFVEQGLKIARELYLGIVVDRTVGGPVVIMSSEGGMEIEKVAEESPEKILSETFDASEGLFPYQARKLAYALGFSTRAVRNAEKLLPQLCRFFVDNDCSMVEINPLVLTEDDRLLALDAKMSFDDNAMFRHKSLAGLRDMSEEDPAEVEAGEAGLSYVNLEGSIGCLVNGAGLAMSTMDLIKLHGAEPANFLDVGGGANVDQVTEAFRIILRDDAVKAVLVNIFGGIMRCDVVVEALLEAYENVGFSVPLVVRLEGTNVEKARQMLNDSGRDIISAEDLTDAAQKVVASLSA
- the sucD gene encoding succinate--CoA ligase subunit alpha; this encodes MSILVTKATRIICQGITGNSGLFHSQKCREYAEECQPGLNIFSAGVTPGKGGSEVDGFPVFNSVTEARAETGANTSMILVPPPFCADAILEAADAGMQLIVAITEGIPVMDMIRVRSAMRNSEARLIGPNCPGVITPGVAKIGIMPGYIHTPGRIGIISKSGTLTYEAAWQLGRVGMGQSTAVGIGGDPVAGTNFIDLLALFQSDPDTDGILLIGEIGGSAEQEAAEYIQSHVTKPVAGFIAGQTAPPGKRMGHAGAIISGGGGTAAEKISALRGVGAVIADSPAGMGDAMKQAMQ